A genomic region of Colletotrichum destructivum chromosome 1, complete sequence contains the following coding sequences:
- a CDS encoding Putative Zinc finger, CCHC-type superfamily yields MPTFIRNETNRGLGHAGPIEKGHLDIVSTEQNLLVVKNNYPGRPAIVDAKADGHDFVFDVPSDKLGELFDYIFLRRKGGRCSGFVTFDTIEKNDENSTTGHATGRETAGHFAPPSRQVSDASMTGSQSGGPHGHQMMHGPQDTQMMYGPQGPQMMQMPMTGPFHTPYPLPYYNPAPPYGLGPVMWHRQEVQLEPSASSQDAAGPSKERVEAPARSPVPESTNPKPDSAKDNLPADPQMPAETPSGLPSRDITRSKPDTTNNVARPAAKEDRQKDTLSRGRPGRARGPPKPQEVKANEPKVDKDGFQLVTSRRGNTQSQPEAESSKTGRAKADKPKADKPKADKPKADKLKADDLDYKARTDIAWKKSPSPATLAECPFDVKGLRYGDENSFCGSCGAMGHVLVDCVKYGHYGWMGGCPYCNSNKHNFDDCEYMDFKNKALLVYILVVRRANKCPIRTKKS; encoded by the coding sequence ATGCCGACTTTTATTCGGAACGAAACCAACAGAGGGCTCGGCCATGCCGGGCCCATTGAAAAAGGCCATCTCGATATCGTCTCGACCGAGCAGAATCTGCTGGTAGTCAAGAACAACTACCCAGGACGGccggccatcgtcgacgcaAAAGCCGACGGTCACGACTTTGTCTTTGACGTGCCATcggacaagctcggcgaaTTGTTCGATTACATTTTCCTGCGCCGCAAAGGAGGAAGATGCAGTGGCTTCGTCACCTTTGACACCATTGAAAAGAATGACGAAAACTCTACCACCGGCCATGCCACCGGTAGAGAGACTGCTGGACACTTTGCACCACCCTCTCGGCAAGTGTCCGATGCGTCTATGACAGGGTCCCAGTCGGGCGGACCGCATGGCCATCAGATGATGCATGGACCACAGGATACTCAGATGATGTATGGACCACAGGGCCCTCAGATGATGCAGATGCCGATGACAGGTCCTTTCCATACCCCGTACCCTTTGCCGTACTACAATCCCGCGCCGCCCTATGGACTTGGACCCGTGATGTGGCACCGACAAGAGGTTCAGCTCGAACCTTCCGCCTCGAGCCAAGACGCGGCTGGTCCATCCAAGGAGCGCGTGGAAGCGCCGGCACGCTCGCCAGTCCCTGAGAGCACGAACCCGAAGCCCGACTCTGCCAAGGACAACTTGCCTGCCGATCCGCAAATGCCTGCAGAGACACCATCAGGCCTACCTTCCCGCGACATCACAAGGTCGAAACCCGACACCACCAATAACGTCGCGAGACCCGCCGCCAAAGAGGATCGTCAGAAAGACACTTTGTCACGAGGCCGCCCTGGACGGGCTCGCGGCCCGCCCAAGCCCCaggaggtcaaggccaaTGAGCCAAAGGTCGACAAGGATGGTTTCCAATTGGTGACGTCGCGCAGAGGCAATACCCAAAGCCAGCCAGAGGCCGAGAGCTCCAAGACGGGCAGGGCCAAGGCCGATAAGCCCAAagccgacaagcccaaggccgacaagcccaaggccgacaagctcaaggctGATGACCTCGACTACAAGGCGCGAACCGACATCGCATGGAAAAAGTCTCCGTCGCCTGCGACACTGGCCGAGTGTCCGTTCGACGTCAAGGGTCTCAGATACGGCGATGAAAACTCCTTCTGCGGGAGTTGCGGAGCCATGGGGCATGTCCTGGTCGACTGCGTCAAATACGGTCACTACGGCTGGATGGGAGGGTGCCCCTATTGCAACTCCAACAAGCACAACTTCGACGACTGCGAGTACATGGACTTCAAGAACAAGGCGCTCCTCGTCTACATCCTCGTCGTGCGCCGGGCGAACAAGTGCCCGATCCGAACCAAAAAGTCTTAG
- a CDS encoding Putative Zinc finger, CCHC-type superfamily yields the protein MEENDTNAPRRAKRARSQSSEKDAKRARNASSVPRERPAFGRLQVVADDDEDSVSFVKITNPRPRKKAVVDHITDDIFAFHGPREQSQAMLEMILGMTTGSDGFVSGMICIVPNPSNALDSAKPVVSSEPVVSSEPVVSSEPVVSSEPVVSSEPVVPSEPIASSEPVAPLEQFIKSEPVTASVPDPLVSTDNDRFRRSLSFRLKSPVQPSQPSRAASTMHHDDWEPLRRPATMSRPYQFGSMMPREFEPILRLETMPSSMPREEVGPKFRSDVIPRMASMMPREALEPIPRPDAITRTDRGTLLRPGPSERALTDRMSSAPSRATRWTPTRLDFFQGKPAPEPKDASSQVAPTKRKKQAPNPHTHTPFEGREFLWRDRENASVICGNCSGRGHQLMDCVWPDLAGDIAGCVFCNTKTHALDHCPRDHEMTDYQWCFALVFRRANKPPIRTFRSWRKYALMAYHNNWNHLLQYGFPWTVRFGIDMTKPKNSSRRPWAGYDYACDSVEQRKLIRDPATRDIGCVVENCDLDNERWPRR from the coding sequence ATGGAAGAAAATGATACCAACGCGCCTCGGCGTGCAAAGCGAGCACGCTCTCAGTCGAGCGAGAAAGACGCCAAGCGGGCGCGAAATGCATCGTCCGTTCCAAGGGAGAGACCAGCCTTTGGACGTCTGCAAGTCGtggctgacgacgacgaagactcCGTCAGCTTCGTAAAAATCACCAACCCGCGCCCGCgcaagaaggccgtcgtGGACCACATCACAGATGACATTTTTGCGTTTCACGGCCCTCGCGAGCAGTCTCAAGCGATGCTTGAGATGATTCTAGGGATGACCACAGGCTCTGATGGTTTTGTCTCCGGTATGATCTGTATCGTCCCGAATCCAAGCAATGCTCTAGACTCCGCCAAGCCAGTCGTCTCGTCCGAGCCAGTCGTCTCGTCCGAGCCAGTCGTCTCGTCCGAGCCAGTCGTCTCGTCCGAGCCAGTCGTTTCTTCCGAGCCAGTCGTCCCATCGGAGCCAATCGCCTCATCGGAGCCAGTCGCTCCATTGGAGCAGTTTATAAAATCAGAACCCGTCACAGCGTCTGTCCCGGACCCTCTCGTCTCAACAGATAACGATCGGTTCAGACGATCGCTATCTTTTCGGCTGAAAAGCCCGGTCCAGCCATCCCAACCCTCTCGTGCGGCATCAACAATGCACCATGACGATTGGGAGCCACTTCGCAGGCCAGCGACCATGTCTCGCCCCTATCAGTTTGGGTCGATGATGCCTCGTGAATTCGAGCCCATTCTTAGACTGGAGaccatgccgtcgtcgatgccaCGCGAAGAAGTGGGACCAAAGTTCAGGTCAGATGTCATTCCTCGGATGGCGTCCATGATGCCACGTGAGGCGTTGGAGCCAATTCCCCGTCCCGATGCCATTACCCGGACCGATCGAGGGACACTGCTCCGTCCAGGTCCTTCAGAGAGAGCGTTGACTGATAGGATGAGTTCCGCACCGTCTCGCGCTACTCGGTGGACTCCGACCAGGCTTGACTTCTTTCAGGGGAAGCCGGCACCCGAGCCTAAAGATGCTTCCTCTCAGGTAGCACCGACCAAGAGGAAAAAGCAGGCGCCAAACCCTCACACGCACACTCCCTTCGAAGGCCGTGAGTTTCTCTGGAGGGACCGAGAAAACGCCAGTGTCATTTGCGGCAACTGCTCCGGTAGGGGTCACCAGCTCATGGACTGCGTGTGGCCAGATCTGGCAGGCGACATCGCCGGCTGCGTTTTCTGCAACACAAAGACCCACGCCTTGGACCACTGCCCTCGGGATCATGAGATGACCGATTATCAATGGTGCTTCGCCTTGGTGTTCCGCCGGGCCAACAAGCCGCCCATCAGAACGTTCCGCTCCTGGAGGAAGTACGCATTGATGGCCTACCACAACAACTGGAATCATCTGCTACAGTATGGGTTCCCTTGGACAGTGAGGTTCGGGATCGACATGACGAAGCCGAAGAACTCAAGTCGCCGCCCCTGGGCCGGGTATGACTACGCCTGTGATTCGGTGGAGCAGCGCAAGCTTATACGCGACCCTGCTACCAGGGACATTGGCTGTGTTGTTGAAAACTGCGACCTAGATAATGAGCGATGGCCCAGACGGTAA
- a CDS encoding Putative Zinc finger, CCHC-type gives MSESRNDSGGTTGNRRRQGEDEEDVEEIDNRLIDRVDSNGTKKLGAVASDLASVWNRIVGGHSQMEVRDSNVNMTFSHLPTSEMVDHAIREHDRYGKDFDQVDVFHFYHKNDSRKDDLEELRLLAIENPRQPPAKRPRNRENVMMIGRRSQVDIDHSVAMTNPTSDTGGPMDPRPYHFQGYAGPQGAQYNPPYNPTPNTGFHSSGPMDPRPYHFQGSGEHHRQTSHAGPQDVRPVQPSWNGPPARVGSQDARFNPSPSDRQSSYAGSESGRSSASRRSRSRRSDGGSWRGRAGGARRDDRRSRPPIGGVLTTVGGIGNYAVKMVKAGTQRRHHDFTNQRRAPPWVGIVDMSRDHQETLQIKFGPVFEGRDARFNPKNICAKCGHIGHWLSDCAFPDDSGFLYGCPVHNSRSHSFDDCPDLHKLTESQILWLLVELRGNKAPIRTNISWSERLRQAIEQDKWTSHDAPLPLTSAFVSAKVRGSKGGHDWLRFNYAKQTNGSLPSDPVTRGPHAEVLKNAALDQEVHAPTIHRKRGNAGRRAEETNDRNETASVRSETQEVEDGDTSHPHEEESRDIPDAVVTTEDVEMGEANAEAQAHGETPASVVEGKPVSAHEGFVNALYEEDEIEFNEEDNTCY, from the exons ATGAGCGAAAGTCGAAACGACAGTGGAGGTACGACGGGAaaccgtcgccgccaaggagaagatgaagaagacgtcgaggaaATCGACAACCGGCTGATCGACCGTGTCGACAGCAACGGGACCAAgaagctcggcgccgtcgcgtCCGACCTGGCCTCGGTCTGGAATAGGATAGTTGGAGGTCACTCTCAGATGGAAGTACGAGATTCCAACGTCAATATGACGTTCAGCCATTTGCCCACTAGTGAAATGGTGGACCATGCCATTAGGGAGCATGATCGGTACGGTAAAGATTTCGACCAAGTCGACGTCTTTCACTTTTACCACAAGAATGACAGTAGGAAGGACGACCTAGAGGAACTCAGGCTCCTTGCCATCGAGAACCCCAGGCAGCCGCCAGCAAAAAGACCGCGGAACAGGGAAAATGTAATGATGATCGGCCGTCGGTCCCAAGTGGACATAGACCATTCGGTCGCTATGACG AACCCGACATCCGACACGGGTGGTCCTATGGACCCCCGCCCATACCACTTCCAGGGCTATGCCGGGCCCCAGGGTGCACAATACAACCCGCCTTACAACCCGACACCCAATACGGGATTCCACTCGAGTGGTCCCATGGATCCCCGCCCGTACCACTTCCAGGGCTCTGGCGAGCATCATCGTCAGACGAGCCATGCCGGGCCTCAGGATGTACGGCCCGTCCAGCCCTCATGGAATGGTCCACCTGCCCGTGTCGGGTCCCAGGATGCACGATTCAATCCGTCCCCTTCTGATCGTCAGTCCAGCTATGCCGGGTCTGAGAGTGGGCGGTCTAGTGCGTCCCGTCGGAGTCGTTCCCGGCGCAGTGATGGCGGCTCGTGGCGTGGACGGGCCGGCGGGGCCCGTCGGGACGATCGTAGGTCAAGGCCCCCCATCGGCGGCGTGCTCACGACGGTTGGTGGCATCGGCAATTACGCCGTCAAGATGGTGAAGGCCGGCACACAGCGGCGCCACCATGACTTCACCAACCAACGGAGGGCCCCTCCATGGGTCGGCATCGTTGACATGTCGCGGGATCATCAGGAGACGCTGCAGATCAAGTTCGGTCCCGTCTTTGAGGGCCGGGATGCCCGCTTCAACCCGAAAAACATCTGCGCCAAGTGCGGCCATATTGGCCACTGGTTGAGTGACTGCGCGTTCCCCGACGACTCGGGATTTCTCTACGGCTGTCCTGTTCACAACTCGAGGTCGCACTCGTTCGACGACTGCCCTGACCTTCACAAATTGACAGAGAGCCAGATCCTGTGGCTGCTCGTTGAGCTCCGGGGCAACAAAGCGCCCATCCGCACCAACATCTCTTGGTCGGAGCGCCTCAGACAGGCCATTGAGCAAGATAAGTGGACCAGTCATGATGCTCCCCTGCCACTGACGTCCGCCTTCGTCTCCGCCAAGGTGCGTGGCTCAAAGGGTGGTCACGACTGGCTTCGGTTCAACTACGCCAAGCAGACCAACGGCAGTCTGCCCAGTGACCCCGTCACCCGAGGCCCTCATGCAGAGGTTCTCAAgaacgccgccctcgaccaaGAGGTTCACGCGCCCACGATTCACAGAAAAAGGGGCAATGCTGGACGCCGCGCGGAGGAGACTAATGACCGAAATGAGACGGCCAGTGTCCGAAGCGAGACCCAGGAGGTGGAGGATGGTGACACATCTCATCCCCATGAGGAAGAGTCCCGGGATATTCCCGATGCTGTGGTTACCACAGAGGATGTCGAGATGGGAGAGGCTAATGCTGAGGCCCAAGCCCATGGCGAAACCCCGGCCAGCGTTGTTGAGGGAAAGCCGGTGTCGGCGCACGAAGGTTTTGTCAATGCTCTTTacgaagaggacgagatCGAATTCAATGAAGAGGACAACACCTGCTATTAG